The following nucleotide sequence is from Prosthecodimorpha staleyi.
AGGCCACGCTGGCCGGGGCCTCGCGACTGCAGCGCTCGAACGCGCGCGGGCAGCGCGGGTGGAAGGTGCAGCCCGACGGCGGGTCGATCGGGTTCGGGAAGGCGCCGGAAATGCCAGCTTCCGGCATGCCGAGATCGGGATCGGGCGTCAGCACGCTGTCGAGCAGGGCGCGCGAATAGGGATGCGCCGGCGCGCCGAACAGCCCTTCCCGTCCCCGCTCTTCGACGATCCGGCCGAGATACATCACCGCGACCCGGTCGGCGAGATGTTCGACCACCGCCAGATTGTGGCTGATGAAGAAGTAGGTCAGCCGGAACTCGCGCTTCAAGTCCATCAGCAGGTTCAGGATCTGCGCCTGGACGGAAACGTCGAGCGCGGAGGTCGGCTCGTCGCAGATCAGCACGTCCGGCCGCATGACCAGGGCGCGCGCGATGGCGACGCGCTGGCGCTGGCCGCCGGAAAGCTGGTTCGGATAGGCGTCGATCACCCGGCGCGGCAGGCCGACCGCATCGAGCATCTCGGCGACCTTGGCCTGCCGCTCGGCCGACGATCCGATGCCGTGGGCGACCAGCGGCAGCGCGACCAGATCGGCGACCGACTTGCGCGGATTGAGCGACGAATAGGGGTCCTGGAACACCGGCTGGATGCGCCGGGCGACCTCGCGCCGGTCGGTCTCGCCGATCGGCACGCCGTCGATACGGATCTCGCCGGAGGACGGCGCGATCAGGCCGAGCAGCAGCTTGGCGAGCGTCGACTTGCCCGACCCGCTCTCCCCGACCAGCGCATGGACCTCGCCGCGGGCGACCGTCAGCGAGACGCCGCCGACCGCCGTCAGCGTCGCCTTCGGCTTCATGAAGCCCTGGCCGACCCGGTAGGTCTTGGTGACATTCCTCAGTTCGAGCACCGGAACGGTCATTGCGGACTCCCGACGGTCTCGAGGATGCAGGCCATGCGGTGGCTGCCGCCGAGCCCGCGCTCGGGGATCGCGCCGGCGCAGATCTCGACGGCATGGTCGCAGCGGTTGCGGAAGGCACAGCCGAAGACGTCCCCGACCAGGCCCGGCACCTGGCCCGGGATGGTGCCGAGCGGCTCGCCCGGCCGGGTCCGCCCCGGCACCGGGATGGAGCGCAGCAGGCCGCGCGTATAGGGATGGCTCGGCGCGCCGAACACCTCGCGCACCGTGCCGGTCTCGACCAGGCGGCCGGCATACATCACCGCCACATGGGTGGCGACGCGGGCGACGACGCCGAGATCGTGGGTGACCAGGATCAGTGCCATGCCGAATTCCTGCTGCAGGTCGCGCAACAGGCGCAGGATCTGGGCCTGGATGGTCACGTCGAGCGCGGTGGTCGGCTCGTCGGCGATGATCAGGTCGGGCTCGCACATCAGCCCCATGGCGATCATCACCCGCTGGCGCAGGCCGCCGGAGAGCTGGTGCGGATACTGGCCGAGCCGGGACGCCGCGGCCGTGATGCCGACGCGCTCCAGGAGATGCACCGCCCGCTCGCGCGCCGCCTTGGCCGACACGCTGCGGTGCCGGCGCAGCGCCTCGGTCAATTGGTCGCCGATCGTGTAGGCCGGGTTGAGCGAGGTCATCGGCTCCTGGAAGATCATCGCCATGCGGTCGCCGCGCAGGTCCTCCTTCTGCCGTTCGCCGGCGGCCATCAGGTCGATGCCGTCGAAGCGCAGGGTCGCGGCCTTGCGGATGGCGCGCGCCGGCAGCAGGTCCATCAGGGCGAGCGAGGTCAGGGACTTGCCCGACCCGCTCTCGCCAACGATGGCCAGCGTCTCGCCGCGCTCCAGCGTGAAGGAGACCCCGCCGACCGCATGCAGCAGGCCGGCCTCGGTCGGGATGTCGATGGTCAGGCGGTCGACTTCGAGCAGCGCCATCGGTTCAGCTCCGGTTCTCGGGCGCGGTCACGTCGCGAAGGCCGTCGCCGAGGAGGTTGATCGCCAGGACGAGGCTCGCCAGCGCCACGCCCGGAATGGCGATCACCCAGGCGCTGAAGAACATGAACTGCTTGCCCTCGGCGATCATCAGCCCCCAGGACGGCAGCGGCGGCTGCACGCCGAGGCCGAGGAAGGAGAGCGCGGCCTCGAGCAGGATGGCATGGGCCATCTCCAGGGTGGCGACCACGATCAGCGGATTGAGGATGTTGGGCAGCACCTCGGACAGCACGATGCGCCGGGTCGAGCAGCCGATCGCCCGGGCGGCGGCGATATAGTCGGCATGGGCGACCTGCATGGTGGCCGAACGGGCGACCACGGCGAAGCGGTCCCAGAGCAGGAGCCCGAGCACCAGGATGACGGTTTCGAGCGAGGAGCCGACCAGGGCGGCGGCGGCGAGCGCGATCAGCACGACCGGCAGCGCCAGGCGGACATTGACCACATAGCCGATCGCCATGTCGACCCGGCCGCCGAAATAGCCGCCGGCGACGCCGAGCGCGGTGCCGATCAGGCCGGACACGATAACGGTGGCGATGCCGATCAGGAGCGAGATGCGGGCGCCGTAGACGAGCCGGGCGAAGTAGTCGCGACCGAGCTTGTCGGTGCCGAGCCAATGCTCCCAGCTGCCCTTGGCGTGCCAGACCGGCGGGATCAGCCGGCGGGCGATGTCCTGGTCGTAGGGGTCGTAGGCGGTGATCAGCGGTGCGAACAGCGCCATCGCGACGATCACCGCCAGCACGGTGGCGCCGATCATGAAGCTCGGATTGCGGCCGGCGCGGCGCAGGAAGCGGGCCGCCGGCGAGCGGCGCGGCGGCACGGCTTCGAGCGCGGCGGCGGAGGACAGGTTGGCGGGCGACGGGGCGGCGGGCGACCGGTCGGTGGCCGACAGGGCGGCGGAAGGCGCGGGAGCGGTCATGCGACGCGGATCCTCGGGTCCAGCCAGGCGTTGAGGAGATCGGCCAGGAAGGTCAGGCCGATATAGATCGAGGCGAGCAGCAGCACGATCGCCTGCACGACCGGGAAGTCCTTGCGGCCGATCGCCTCCCAGGCGAGATGGCCGAGACCGTGCATGGAGAAGACCGCCTCGACCACGATCGAGCCGCCGAGCATGAAACCGAACTGCACCGCCGCCAGCGCCACGACCGGCACCACGGCGTTGCGCAGGGCATGCTTGAACAGCACCGTCGGCCAGCGCAGGCCCTTGGCGCGGGCGGTGCGGATATAGTCGGAGGCGAGCACGTCGAGCATGCCGTTGCGGGTCAGGCGCATCACCGCCGGCACCGCGTACCAGCCGAGCGCGATCGCCGGCATGACGAAATGCGCCCAGGTGGCATTGCCGGAGACCGGCAGCCAGCGCAGGTTGACGGCGAAGACGAGGATCAGCGTCAGGCCGAGCCAGAAGGTCGGGATCGCCTGTCCGAGCACGCAGAAGACCAGCGCGGCGCGGTCGATCCAGCCGCCCCGGTTGACCGCGGCGACGACGCCGAGCGGGATCGCGACCAAGAGGGCCAGGCCGAGCGCAATGGCGCCGAGCGTCATGGTCACCGGCATGCGCTCGGCGACCAGCGCGGCGACCGTCTCGCGGAAATAGAAGGACCGGCCGAAATCGAAATGCAGCGCCCCGGCAAGCCAGTCGAGATACTGGACCGCGAGCGGCTTATCGAGGCCGTACTGGACCCGGACCTGCTCGACCTGCGCGGGCGACGCCTCGGGTCCGGCGATCGCCAGGGCCAGATCGCCGGAGAGATGCAGCAGCAGGAAGGCGACGATCGAGACGGTCAGGGCGACCGACAGCGCGACGCCGAGGCGCCGCAGGACGTAGAGAAGCATGGAAGCCTCCGGAAACCGGGGAGCGGGCGACATGGCGCACGGGCGGAGCGGCGCGCCATGTCCGGCAGGTCCGGCCGCGGGTGGCGGGCTTCGGGATCGGATCCCGACCGCCCGCCCCTCGCCTCACTTCCAGCGGGCCGCGTAGAACCGCGGCATCTCGTCGGGCTGCGCCGCAAAGGCAAGGTCGGACGAGAAGGCGTAGTTGGTCGAATAGGAAAAGAGCGGGAACAGGTAGGCCTTGGCGGCGATCGCCGAGAGGGCTTCCTGATAGGTCTTCTTGCGCTGGGCGAGGTCGATGGTGGTGTCGGCCTTGTCGAGCAGCGCCTTGATCGAGGCATCGCGGCTCATGTCGTCCTCGTCGCCCTTGAACCACACGCCGGTGAAGGCCGAGGCATCGCCGACCGAGAAGGAGCCCCAGGTCTGGTAGTAGATCGGCACCTTGCCGGCCCGGTTCAGTTCGCGCAGGGCGCCGTATTTCAGGTAGTTGAGCTTGGCGCGGATGCCGACGGCGCGCAGATAGCCGATCACCGCCTCGGCATAGTCGCGCTCGCGATAGGCATAGAACTCGATGTCGAAGCCGTTCGGATAGCCGGCCTCGGCGAGCAGGGCCTTGGCCTTCGCAGGATCGTAGGTATAGCGCGGCACGCCCTCGTCGGTGCAGCCGGTCTGATCGATGAAGCAGGCGGAGTGCATGACGCGCGCGCCGCCGCGCACCAGATTGTCCACCATCGCCTTGCGGTCGATGGCATGCGAGATGGCCTGTCGGACCTTCTCGCTCTTCAGAGGCGTGTTCGGGTCGGTGCGGCCGATAGCGTCGAACTGCAGGAAGCCGACGCGCATGGTCTCGGCGGCCAGCACGGTCACGTTGGGCACGGATTCGAGCTGCTTGGCCTGATCGGTCGGCACGCGCCAGATCCAGTCGACGCCGCCGGTCATCAGCTCGGCCATGCGGGTGTCGCCGTCCGGAATGACCCGGAACTCGAGCTTGCCGATGGCCACGTCGCCGAGCGGGCTGCCCTTCCAGTAGGCCTTGAACTTCTCCAGCTTGACGCCCTTGCCGCTGTCGACCGACGTGATCCGGTAGGGTCCGGTGCCGATCGGCGCCTTGGCGAAGCCGTCGAGGCCGACCTTCTTGAAATAGGCGGCCGGGAAGATCGGCGTCGGGCCGGCGAGATATTCGAGCGCGGCCGGGAACGGCCCCTTCAGCTTGATGCGGACCTTGTAGTCGTCGAGCTTCTCGGTCGACGCCATCCAGTTGACGTTCTGCTTGGTGACCACCTTGGCTTCGGGCGTCAGCACGTAGTTGAAGGTGAAGACGACGTCGTCGGCCGTGAAGGGCGAGCCGTCATGGAAGGTGACGCCCTTGCGCAGTTCGAGGTCCAGCGTGACCGGGTCGACCCAGGTCCAGGACGTGGCCAGATAGGGCTCGTAGGCGCCGGTCTTCGGGTTGCGGTGGATCAGCGTCTCCCAGGCGTGGCGGGCGATGATGACGCCCTCGCGCACGTTGTTGTGGTAGGGGCTGATGTTTTCCGGCTCGCTGTCGGATGCATAGACCAGCGTATCGTTGGCCTTGCCGGCCAGGGCCGCGCCCGGCAGGCCGAACGCCATCGCCGCCGCCAGGACCCACAGGCTTCCGCGCTCGATTGCCACCATGTCCCATCTCCACCGTGGTTGTGTGCGCTGCACCAAAGTTGACCATGGCACGGTAATAGGCAAAACGGCCTCTCACAATTATAATATTTGGATTGGATCATTGCCGTTTCGGCAATGCATGGAAACCAACGGCATGCACGGCACGGCACTGCGCTACTTCATGGAGGTCGTCCGCACCGGATCGATCGCGGAAGCCTCGCTTCGCCTGAACGTGGCCGGTTCGGCAATCAGCCGGCAGATCGGCAAGCTGGAGGCCGATCTCGGCGTCGAACTGTTCGAGCGCCGCCCGCGCGGCATGGTGCCGAGCCAGGCCGGCGAATTGCTGGCGCGGCATGCCCGCCGCACCTTCCTGGATGCCGAGGGCGTTGTGCTCGATCTGCAGCGCCTGCGCGGACTGGCGACCGGCGTCGTGCGGGTCGCCGCGACCGAAGGCTTCGGCATGATCCTGGTGCCGGCCGCGATCCGCGCCTTCCGCGAGCAGCATCCGGGCATCCGCTTCGAGCTCAAGGTGACGGCGCCGGGCGCGGTGACGCGCCTGGTGCGCGGTGGCGATGTCGATATCGGGCTGACCTTCACCTTCGCGCCGGAACCGGACGTGCGCATCATCGCGGCCGGGCGGGCCCAGATCGTCGCGGTGATGTCGCGCCACCATCCGCTCGCCGGGCGCGCGGCCCTGTCGCTGGCCGAACTGGCGGGCGAACCGCTCGCCCTGCCCGAGAAGGACACCACGGCCCGGCAGATCTTCGATATCGCCTGCGGGCTCGCCGGGGTGACGGTCGAGCCGGTCTTGGAATCCAACTATATCGCCGCGCTGTGGAGCTTCGTCGAGATGGGCGGGGGCCTCACGATCGCCAGCGCCTTCACGGTCCACACCCGCTCGACGCAGGAGCGCATCGCCTCGGTGCCGATCACCGGACCGGCCGTCGATCAGCGCCGCTACGAGGTCCAGGCCATGCTCGGCCGGCGCCTGCCCGACGCCGCCGAAGCCTTCGCGGTGCATGTCATCGCCGCGATCGACGACCTGCTGGCGAGCTACCCATCGCCGGGCGGCTG
It contains:
- a CDS encoding ABC transporter ATP-binding protein produces the protein MTVPVLELRNVTKTYRVGQGFMKPKATLTAVGGVSLTVARGEVHALVGESGSGKSTLAKLLLGLIAPSSGEIRIDGVPIGETDRREVARRIQPVFQDPYSSLNPRKSVADLVALPLVAHGIGSSAERQAKVAEMLDAVGLPRRVIDAYPNQLSGGQRQRVAIARALVMRPDVLICDEPTSALDVSVQAQILNLLMDLKREFRLTYFFISHNLAVVEHLADRVAVMYLGRIVEERGREGLFGAPAHPYSRALLDSVLTPDPDLGMPEAGISGAFPNPIDPPSGCTFHPRCPRAFERCSREAPASVAFADGFATCHLAVPVPTPISASVSG
- a CDS encoding ABC transporter ATP-binding protein, giving the protein MALLEVDRLTIDIPTEAGLLHAVGGVSFTLERGETLAIVGESGSGKSLTSLALMDLLPARAIRKAATLRFDGIDLMAAGERQKEDLRGDRMAMIFQEPMTSLNPAYTIGDQLTEALRRHRSVSAKAARERAVHLLERVGITAAASRLGQYPHQLSGGLRQRVMIAMGLMCEPDLIIADEPTTALDVTIQAQILRLLRDLQQEFGMALILVTHDLGVVARVATHVAVMYAGRLVETGTVREVFGAPSHPYTRGLLRSIPVPGRTRPGEPLGTIPGQVPGLVGDVFGCAFRNRCDHAVEICAGAIPERGLGGSHRMACILETVGSPQ
- a CDS encoding ABC transporter permease, producing MTAPAPSAALSATDRSPAAPSPANLSSAAALEAVPPRRSPAARFLRRAGRNPSFMIGATVLAVIVAMALFAPLITAYDPYDQDIARRLIPPVWHAKGSWEHWLGTDKLGRDYFARLVYGARISLLIGIATVIVSGLIGTALGVAGGYFGGRVDMAIGYVVNVRLALPVVLIALAAAALVGSSLETVILVLGLLLWDRFAVVARSATMQVAHADYIAAARAIGCSTRRIVLSEVLPNILNPLIVVATLEMAHAILLEAALSFLGLGVQPPLPSWGLMIAEGKQFMFFSAWVIAIPGVALASLVLAINLLGDGLRDVTAPENRS
- a CDS encoding ABC transporter permease: MLLYVLRRLGVALSVALTVSIVAFLLLHLSGDLALAIAGPEASPAQVEQVRVQYGLDKPLAVQYLDWLAGALHFDFGRSFYFRETVAALVAERMPVTMTLGAIALGLALLVAIPLGVVAAVNRGGWIDRAALVFCVLGQAIPTFWLGLTLILVFAVNLRWLPVSGNATWAHFVMPAIALGWYAVPAVMRLTRNGMLDVLASDYIRTARAKGLRWPTVLFKHALRNAVVPVVALAAVQFGFMLGGSIVVEAVFSMHGLGHLAWEAIGRKDFPVVQAIVLLLASIYIGLTFLADLLNAWLDPRIRVA
- a CDS encoding ABC transporter substrate-binding protein is translated as MVAIERGSLWVLAAAMAFGLPGAALAGKANDTLVYASDSEPENISPYHNNVREGVIIARHAWETLIHRNPKTGAYEPYLATSWTWVDPVTLDLELRKGVTFHDGSPFTADDVVFTFNYVLTPEAKVVTKQNVNWMASTEKLDDYKVRIKLKGPFPAALEYLAGPTPIFPAAYFKKVGLDGFAKAPIGTGPYRITSVDSGKGVKLEKFKAYWKGSPLGDVAIGKLEFRVIPDGDTRMAELMTGGVDWIWRVPTDQAKQLESVPNVTVLAAETMRVGFLQFDAIGRTDPNTPLKSEKVRQAISHAIDRKAMVDNLVRGGARVMHSACFIDQTGCTDEGVPRYTYDPAKAKALLAEAGYPNGFDIEFYAYRERDYAEAVIGYLRAVGIRAKLNYLKYGALRELNRAGKVPIYYQTWGSFSVGDASAFTGVWFKGDEDDMSRDASIKALLDKADTTIDLAQRKKTYQEALSAIAAKAYLFPLFSYSTNYAFSSDLAFAAQPDEMPRFYAARWK
- a CDS encoding LysR family transcriptional regulator — translated: MHGTALRYFMEVVRTGSIAEASLRLNVAGSAISRQIGKLEADLGVELFERRPRGMVPSQAGELLARHARRTFLDAEGVVLDLQRLRGLATGVVRVAATEGFGMILVPAAIRAFREQHPGIRFELKVTAPGAVTRLVRGGDVDIGLTFTFAPEPDVRIIAAGRAQIVAVMSRHHPLAGRAALSLAELAGEPLALPEKDTTARQIFDIACGLAGVTVEPVLESNYIAALWSFVEMGGGLTIASAFTVHTRSTQERIASVPITGPAVDQRRYEVQAMLGRRLPDAAEAFAVHVIAAIDDLLASYPSPGG